The DNA region TGGAGTGACAATAAGTATAGCTATCTAATTTGTCAAGAATTATTTGCAGATATCGTAAACTATTTTTCGGGGGAGTTCTACCCCTAGTTTTAGACCTTTTCCAGAGAGTCTATGTGCAAAGGTCTTATACGGAACAGCGGTTTCAACCGGTCGGTCCGCCGGATTGATCCGGTTTTTCCCCAACGGATTCAACTGATTGAACGGATTTGGCGGAGTTCCTCCACCCACCGTTACTCATCACCCCCTTTTTCCCCACCCCGGCGCTAAAAAATATGCGGATGCCAGCCCCGGGCCTAACAACTTGATATATATCGAGGTTAGGAGCCGACCGTCCAGGAATATCGACAGCCTCACACAAAAAAATGAAAAAATCCCAAATTTCTTCTTGACAAGATTTACCGCCCACGTAGAGTTGCAAACGTAACAAAGTAGCTTTTTTTATAGAGTGTAATGTGCGATGAAAGAAAAACCCAAGCTTTCGAGATCAAACCCGGCCGGCATCATGCCCCCGGAAAGTTTTTCCAACGTCGGTTAACGAGCCCCTCAGGGGTTTGAAAGCCAAAACCAAATTTTACAGTTAGAATATCATTCTCATGGAGGAATGTTATGAAAAAATTAATATTGCCGCTGCTGCTCCTGGTTGCCTTTGGCATGCTGGCAGCGGTCGAATCAGATCCGTCCGAAGTCGTCGGATATGTTAAGTATAATACATCGACTGGGATTAACTACCTCGCACTACCGATGTCATTTTCATGGTCTAACACTACTCAGTTTGCGCAGAGTTTTCCCACAGGAACCGTTACTTCTGTAGCCGCATTTGATAACGCCACACATTTGTGGAAAGTTATCAACCGCCTTCCTACCGGCGTTTGGACTGGGACAGCCTGGCCTTTGACTAACGGTAATTTGGTGCGCATTAATGGTGCAGCAACTGTAGCCGCTGCCTTTTACAGCATAGGAGACCTTCCAGCCACAATGCCGTCTTGGACCCTATACACTGGTATAAATTATTTATCTATTCCATTAAATAAAAGTTCACTCACAACCGCCTCTTTGCTTGGTAACAACATAAATACCGGCGGTGTGAAAGTGAATTCGATAGGTAGATATAACAACACCACCAAAGTCTGGCAGATTGCAAATAGGCTTCCTACGGGTGTATGGACGGGCACATTAACTACAGTAGCGATAGGCGACCCTATCAGAGTTAATGCGGTCGTTCAGACTGATTGGCCAGTACGTGGAACAATTGAAGCCCCCCTATCCACATCAAAATAAAAGGAGACAAGAATGAAAAAGTTACTAATCCTGTCATTATTTGCCCTAACAATCATCGGAATGTTAATTGCCGCAGAGCCCCGGACTGTCTATCAGGAAATTCAGCTTCCTGACGGAACAGCTCCAGTTCTCACGGAATTCCCGACCACTGACCCTCATTACCTTTTCAAGGTTACTCATGTAACCTCTGGACTTGGCTATTCAACAGCTGATTCTCCGTATTTCAATGTGAGTTACGAAGCCGCTTTCATGCTACCGATTGTACAATTCGATCAAGCAGCCTGGGCTAATGATTGGGGTAGTGGTGATGCTCTGTTGTTCGAGATCTGGTATCGCTCTGATACAGGCGTACCTTTCAACACTGACATAACCACTCCGGATGTTTATTCCTCAAAGACATGGAATGTTGACAGTGTCGGCGCTGATGACCTGACTGGCCCTGTGTTTATCGTCCCCTCTTGGGGAGATCCAGCATATGGAACCGCTGCTGATATGTTCATTCTCCCTCCTTTGGGTGGTGGCCCAGTCACCTACACCCTCACGGTAACCTCGGACCCGGCTGGCGCGGCGATCATTAAAGACGGCGTTGACACCGGTTTCGTCACTCCCTACACCTTCGATCCCGGCGAAGCTGGCCTTTACAGCCTTGCGGACCTGCCAGGCTACTATCCCTTCCTGCCTGCCTCGATCGACGTTCCCGCACTGACCGAAGACACGACGATCAACTTCACTGCCGAAGAGATCGTTATTGTGGACACCTACACCTATATGCTGTATGTGAACGGTCCCGACGGCTATGCCGTCACCGGCCCGTATGACGGAGTCACTGATTACACAGCTCTCGACGTCAATAATGACGGAGTGAACGACCTGGTTGGCTTCTACACGATCGCAGACGCGCCTGTAGGTTCCTACTGGCTAGTGAATCCGATCGAAGTCACTGGCGACATGTTCGTCCAGGTTCCCCCGGCCAAGAGCGGCCTGAGGAGCAATGGCGCCAAGGTTGATTACGTCTTTGAAGCCACCATCGAATTCGTGCTGGTTACGCCTCCTCCCGTGTATACCCTGACAGTGACCTCCACGCCTGCTGGCGCGGCGATCTGGTTGGACGGCGTTGACACCGGCCAAGTAACTCCCTACACTTGGGATCCCGGCGTTGCCGGCACCTACAGCCTGGCCACCATGGCCGGCTACTATCCCTTCGTGCCGACCGAGATCGTCGTTGGGGAACTGGTCGAAGACACTACGATCAACTTCCTGGCTGTAATTATCCCGCCTGACGAGTACATCTACAACCTGTATGTCACCGGTCCCGATGGCTATGCCGTAACCGGCCCCAACCCCGGCACCACCGACTACATGGCTACCTCAGACGACGTGGCCGATTTGGTTGGCTTGTACACCATCGAAGCCGCTCCTGCCGGCTGGCACTGGGTGGTAAATCCGATCGAAGTCACCGCGGACATGTTCACCCTCGTGCCCGTGAAGGAAACCTTCATCTACGAAGCAACCATCGAATTCGTGCTGGAAGAGGATGCTCCTCCCAGCTTCACCTTCGAACTCAACGCGTTTGACAATGCCTGGTACACCGGTGCCGGATACATTGCCGGCGTGATCATGCCTCCCTTCAACGATCCGCATGACCTCAATGCCATGATCCTGATCGACGGCGTGCCCACCGGCGTGTTCACCCCCTACATCTTCGGCGCCCCGGGCAACCTGCCCTTCGTGCCTGGCGAATACAGCGTCTATATCGAGTACAATCCCAACGACTTCATGTGCTATGACAACTGGATCCCCGCCAGCGTGACAATAGTTGACATCATCACCAACTATTTCACCGACTTCCTGGGAATCAATGATTGCCCCGGCATCACACCGGTTGAACTGAGCAGCTTCACCGCCGCCCTGAATGCCGACATGTATGTGACGCTCACCTGGGTGAGCCAGACTGAAAGCCAGATGACTGGTTATCGCGTCTATCGCAACACCAGCAATGACCAGGCCTCCTCTGTCGCGATCAGCGGCCTCATTCCGGCCACCAATACCAGCACGACCCAGAGCTACAGCATCACCGACACCGAAGTGAACATCGGCCAGACCTATTTCTACTGGCTGGAAGCCGCTGACTATAACAGCAGCAGCTATCACGGTCCTGTGAGCGTGGTCGTTGAAGGCAACGTGCCGCCCGTTCTTCCCGAAACCACAACGATGAGAAATGCCTATCCCAACCCCTTCAAGATGGGTAGCAGCACCACCATCGAAGTGAACGTGAAAGCCGGCGACAACGGAACCGTCAGCATCTACAACGTGCTTGGCCAGGTCGTCAAGACCATCAGCGTCAGCGAAGGCACCCATACGATCACCTGGAACGGCAAAGACAGCAGAGGCAATGCCTGCGGAAGCGGCATCTACTTCTACAAACTGAGCACTTCCACCGTGAACGCCACCAAGAAGATGGTTATCGTCAAGTAACCTAACAATCATAACTGATAAACCGCCCCGGGTTTTCCCGGGGCTTTTTTTTGGGGTTAAGAGTTGAGCTGCGCAAGAAGGGCAAGAGGGGAAAAGGGGAAAAAGGGGAAAGCTGCGCCGATCGGAACACCGATTTTCCCGACGGATTTAACGGATTGAACTGATTTAACGGATCAAGCGTGTCCCGCGGATCTACGCAGATAAAAAGCGCGGATTACGCAGATTAGAAGCCTGGAGTCGAGCGGGGCGGGGTTTAAGACTTGAGCTGCTGATCATAAGGCCTTGTTACCGCCCCGCATGGACTCCAGGATTATTGCCGCCTTGCTGTGATGCTGGAGTCCATGCTCGTTCCTCGCTCGATTCCAGCTATCTCCCCCTGATATTCTGATCCCTGGTTTCCTGGACGTATCCCGCCGAGCAACCGCCCGCTTGGCGGGTATCGGGCGTGAAACATACGGGGGGCGGGTAAGCTGGGTTTAAGAAGAGATAGCGGAAGCGAGAGCCGACACCCATATCAGCGAAAAAGGGACTGTTCCGAATGGGATGAGGGCCCGGATCAATCTCCGCCGTAGCAGGCGAGGGCGGAAATCAGCTCATCCTGCCACTGTTTGGCGGCGGCAAGGCTGGGAACGCCGTTGCACAGGATCGCGAAGGCGTAGGCCTGGCCGCCTGAAACCTTTAGATAACCAGCCAGGCCGCTGATCCCGCGCATGGTGCCGGTTTTGGCATATAGCTCCGAGTATTCCGGCAGCTCCTTAAGGCGTTTCTCCAGGGTCCCCTTTTCTCCCGGAACAGCCAGGGAGCCCTGAAAAACGGGAAACCAGGGCTGGTTGTGGGCATGGCAGAGCAGGATCCCCAAATGGCTGGCCGAGGTCTTGTTTTGCCGGGAAAGGCCGCAGGCGTCGGCGATCCTGAATTGGTCCGGGGTTCCTTTGACCTCTCGAGCCAGGCTGGAGAGACGGTCCCGGCCCGCGTCATAATCCCCGCCCAGAGCGGGAAGCAGCATCTCAGAGGGGAAATTGGAGCTATCCTTCAGGATGATCGGCAGCAGTTGGCCGAGGCGCACAGACCGAAAGGTGAAAAGAGGCTGCGGAGGAACCCCTAAGCCAGGCCTTTCCTCCTCCCGGCTGAAACCGGAGACCTTGATCCCCCTGCCTGCCAGAGCTGCCCGGATATTCTGCAGGGCAAAAAACGCCGGCTCGCGCACCGCGCCGTTGAGAAAATCCTTCACACCCAACCCCAATTCGCCATGCAGGGCGATCTTGCGCGGATCCGCGGCCAGAGTCAGCCAGACGTCCGCGCCCTGTCTGGATGTGGTTTTCACCCGGTTTTCCGCCTCATGCCAGACATAGCCAAAGCGGTTGGCCATCCGGGCAGGCCTGCCCAATCGGTCGGCAGCGAAGAGATCATAGCGCACCATGTTGGCATTGAAGGAAAGGGGGCTGAGGCTGGGAGCATAGCCGTAGGGCCTGTCGCCGGCCTGCCATTGACTATTGTATATTACTGTGGGAAAAAGGCTTATGTCTGCCACCAGATCGCCTCTGACCTCCCTTATCCCCAAGGCCAGCAGGGAATCGGCCCAGAGCTCGAAAACGCTGTGCGGGCCTTCGGGATAAACGGCTTCCAGCCAACTGGGATCGCCTCCTCCCCGCACCACCAGGTCGCCTCGCAAAACACCGTTTTGGATACTGCCCCGATAGCCGACAGCGGTCTCAAACACATGGTCCGCGCCCAGCCCCTGCAAGGCGCCCACGGCCGTGTAGAGCTTTTGCAGCGAGGCTGGGACCAGCAGGGCGCCTGCGTTGTGGGAATAAACCAGGCTGGTGTCCCGGGGAGCGTAGATCGCGACGGACAGGCTGGCACCCTGCATGCCGTGAGCAGCCACCAGACTGTCCAGAACGGAGCTGAGCCT from Candidatus Syntrophosphaera sp. includes:
- a CDS encoding PEGA domain-containing protein translates to MFILPPLGGGPVTYTLTVTSDPAGAAIIKDGVDTGFVTPYTFDPGEAGLYSLADLPGYYPFLPASIDVPALTEDTTINFTAEEIVIVDTYTYMLYVNGPDGYAVTGPYDGVTDYTALDVNNDGVNDLVGFYTIADAPVGSYWLVNPIEVTGDMFVQVPPAKSGLRSNGAKVDYVFEATIEFVLVTPPPVYTLTVTSTPAGAAIWLDGVDTGQVTPYTWDPGVAGTYSLATMAGYYPFVPTEIVVGELVEDTTINFLAVIIPPDEYIYNLYVTGPDGYAVTGPNPGTTDYMATSDDVADLVGLYTIEAAPAGWHWVVNPIEVTADMFTLVPVKETFIYEATIEFVLEEDAPPSFTFELNAFDNAWYTGAGYIAGVIMPPFNDPHDLNAMILIDGVPTGVFTPYIFGAPGNLPFVPGEYSVYIEYNPNDFMCYDNWIPASVTIVDIITNYFTDFLGINDCPGITPVELSSFTAALNADMYVTLTWVSQTESQMTGYRVYRNTSNDQASSVAISGLIPATNTSTTQSYSITDTEVNIGQTYFYWLEAADYNSSSYHGPVSVVVEGNVPPVLPETTTMRNAYPNPFKMGSSTTIEVNVKAGDNGTVSIYNVLGQVVKTISVSEGTHTITWNGKDSRGNACGSGIYFYKLSTSTVNATKKMVIVK
- the dacB gene encoding D-alanyl-D-alanine carboxypeptidase/D-alanyl-D-alanine-endopeptidase, whose translation is MRIDTRKAPPAGSFLPGRMILLLFLLWICGSGLSANSEAAGRLSSVLDSLVAAHGMQGASLSVAIYAPRDTSLVYSHNAGALLVPASLQKLYTAVGALQGLGADHVFETAVGYRGSIQNGVLRGDLVVRGGGDPSWLEAVYPEGPHSVFELWADSLLALGIREVRGDLVADISLFPTVIYNSQWQAGDRPYGYAPSLSPLSFNANMVRYDLFAADRLGRPARMANRFGYVWHEAENRVKTTSRQGADVWLTLAADPRKIALHGELGLGVKDFLNGAVREPAFFALQNIRAALAGRGIKVSGFSREEERPGLGVPPQPLFTFRSVRLGQLLPIILKDSSNFPSEMLLPALGGDYDAGRDRLSSLAREVKGTPDQFRIADACGLSRQNKTSASHLGILLCHAHNQPWFPVFQGSLAVPGEKGTLEKRLKELPEYSELYAKTGTMRGISGLAGYLKVSGGQAYAFAILCNGVPSLAAAKQWQDELISALACYGGD